From the genome of Planctomycetota bacterium:
CCCCGCGAGCCGCGACACTTCCAGCAGGTTGCCCTTGACCAGCGCGTTGTGCGCGATCGCGTCGGCCAGTTCGGCGCTGACGCGCACACGCGCCTCGGCGACGGCGCGGCGGGTCGTGACCTGCTTGTCGCCGACATCGACCATGCGCGCCTGCCCGTGATCATCGGTATGTGTGAGTTTGCGTGTCATGCGATTGAGCCGGTCCATGCATAAAAGGGAAACGGGCCGGTCGTCGCACCCTCCGGCGGAATTTCGACAAACCCGTCCGTCGAAGCCGCGGCGGGCACGTCGCCCGACCCGCGCGTGTCGGCGAGCGAAGCGACGCCATCGGCGATGATCCGCACCGGCCGATACCACCAAAGCGCAATCGCCCGTCCGTCGTGTTCATCGAGCGAAACCATGCTCGCCGCCCGCCCCGCGCTTCGCCCCGCCCGATGCGCCATGACCGGCAGCGCGATCCGCCGCGCCGTCACCATGACCGACAGCGGATTGCCCGGCAGGCCGAACACGGCCTGTCCCCCCGGCCCGACCGCGCCGAGCACCGGGCGACCCGGCCGCATCGACAACTTGTGAAACACGAGGCGGCAACCATTGTCGCGCAGCGTCTGCGGCACGAAGTCGTGCGTCCCCGCCGACACGCCGCCCGTCAAAAGCACCGCGTCGCTGCGGCTCATCGCATGCGCAATGGTCGCATGAAGCTGATCGCGATCATCCGGGCAGTGCGTGACCTTCACCAGTTCGATCCACGCCTGCGCCTTGATCATCGCCGCCAGCGCCGGCCCGTTCGAGTCGCGCAATTGCCACGGCGACACCGCATCGTCCGCACCGAGCAGTTCGTCGCCCGTCACGATGATCGAAACCCGCAGCCGCTCATGCACCCGCACACGCCCATACCCGAACGACACCATCGCCGCCACCGCCGCCGGCGTCAGTTCGCTGCCCGCTTCGAGCACCGGCCGGCCCGCGCCCATGTTCTCCCCGCAGCGGCGAATGTTCTGATGCGCCGTCGCCGCGATGCCCGGCGGGAGC
Proteins encoded in this window:
- a CDS encoding molybdopterin molybdenumtransferase MoeA; protein product: MSDLKIHQPVSAADAVAAMREALGATGVEEVAWPEATGRILAEPIVTDRPSPAADVSAMDGYAVRLADVKAGRIDVAEVMLPGRRPGPMPIGLCVRIMTGAVVPPGADAVIKREDVEEHDDHVLLPPGIAATAHQNIRRCGENMGAGRPVLEAGSELTPAAVAAMVSFGYGRVRVHERLRVSIIVTGDELLGADDAVSPWQLRDSNGPALAAMIKAQAWIELVKVTHCPDDRDQLHATIAHAMSRSDAVLLTGGVSAGTHDFVPQTLRDNGCRLVFHKLSMRPGRPVLGAVGPGGQAVFGLPGNPLSVMVTARRIALPVMAHRAGRSAGRAASMVSLDEHDGRAIALWWYRPVRIIADGVASLADTRGSGDVPAAASTDGFVEIPPEGATTGPFPFYAWTGSIA